The DNA segment GGCGGGGTACGGCGGTCACGCACGGGCCATCCTTGAACGTACTGCAAACTATGCAGACTCTTGTCTTGTTGATAGAGACGAATATGCTCACGGGCATCTCGGCGATATAGCGAGCAAAGGAGCGACGCTCATGCGTGACGATTTCGTGTCAGCTGCCAAACAGCTGGTGCGCAACGGTCAGCAGTTTAGTTTGATTCTACTTGATCTGGGGGTGTCGTCACCACAGCTCGATAATGCCGAGCGAGGATTTTCTTTTACAAAGAGCGGTCCACTCGATATGAGGATGGATCGACGAAATGATATGACCGCACGAGATTTGGTCAATACATTGCGTCGAGATGACATCGTCAAACTCTTGATGGAGTACGGTGAAGAGCCGAAAAGAGTTGCACAGCGATACGCTACGGCGATCGTGAACGCTCGACCGCTAAATACAACAGAAGAGCTCGCAGAAGCGATCAAGCACGCTCATGTCGGTAAGTGGCAAAAAACCCACCCAGCGACACGCACCTTTCAGGCCTTTCGCATTGCGATTAACGACGAGATCCGCCAGGTGAGTGAAGTGATGCCGCTAGTCCCAAAACTCCTCAAAAAGGGAGGTAGGGTAGCAATCATCAGCTTTCACAGCCTGGAGGACCGAGTCGTGAAACGGTATTTGCAGGAACAAGAGCGCGCTGGCTACGAAGCCCAGCTGCACCTCGTTACAAAAAAAGCCATCGCAGGCGATACCAACGATGTTCACAACCCGCGATCACGTAGCGCAAAGCTGCGCGTCGCAGTGAAACCATAAAAACAAACAGAAAGGGGGGAACCAGGCTATGCCAGTTCACATCCCGGTACAATATCAGGATCAAGAAGCTCAGGTTGACGTTCGCGTCAAATAAAACCCTATTTGGATACGAGCTCATTATCCACCACTTATGAAGGGTCTGCCCGAACACTTATGCGAGTGAACGGGCAGCTACCCCTCAGGTAGACAAACAAAACAAATATAATCCCAAAAATTATTCACCACCATGTCATATACACGCACCGTACAATTTAATAGCAGGCGCCAAAGTAACTGGGGACGCAACCAAAATACTGTTGCTTTTGCCTCTGCTGTAAAACTTGGTCCTGTCACTCACACTGTTTTGATTGCTCTGATGATCACAGTGCTTGGCCTAATCTATCTAACGCAAGCGACTCGAGCGTCAGGCTACGATTATGCCGTCAGCGCTGTTGAAGATAAGATAGCGACGCTCGCTGACCAAAAGAAAGACCTTGAAGTTGACAATGCACGACTCACAGCCCTCAAAGAAGTGCAAAATAGTAGCGTTGCAAAAGCGATGACTACTCCAACTGATATACAACATGTAAGTCAGTAGCCTATGCCATTTTCTTTCCCTATCACAAAAAGTCGAACCTCGATCCTGTCTGCCATCGTACTTGGGTTGATGGCACTTTTTGTGATACGACTCTTTTATATTCAGGTCATCAGACACGACTATTATGTCGAACAGGCAGCGGGTGAACAAATAAAGCAATTTACGTTGCATGCCAAACGAGGTGAGATATATACGCTTGATAACGGTTCGCCAACGAAACTCGTTATGAATGAGACGGTGTATACAGTGTGGGCTGACCCGACAAAAGTGGAGGATCGTGCAAAAGTTGTTGATTCACTCAACCGCATTGCTGGCGGTACTGTCCGAAAAGATTTTGCTCAATACCTTGCTCGTACCACAACACGTTATCAGGTTTTGGCGACGAAAGTGACACGAAAACAGGCAGAACTTTTGAAAAAAGAGAATCTTGCCGGGATCGGCTTTGATGCCGTCTCGCAGCGAGTTTACCCTGAGGGCCAGTTGGCAAGTCAAGTCGTGGGATATGTTGATGCCGATGGTGATGGCAAGTACGGAATAGAACAAGCAAATGACACGACACTCAAAGGAAAAAACGGCTTACTCAAGACCGTGACAGATGTACGCTCTGTGCCGCTGACCATTGGCGATGCAAATGTCAATGTGCCGGCAAAAGATGGTGATAATCTCGTGTTGACAATCGATAGAAATGTCCAAGCCGAGACGGAAAAAGCCCTGGCTGATGGTCTCAAACGAACAGGTGCCACCAATGCGAGTGCAATCGTGATGGATCCTCGCAGTGGGCGAGTGCTTGCAATGGCAAGTTTACCGACCTATGACCCTTCTCAGCTTGATACGGTAACAGACATCTCGACACTCAACAACAATACTATCAGCAACCCCTATGAGCCGGGTTCTGACATAAAAATTTTTACGGTTGCAACCGGTATCGACAAGGCAGTTATTACCCCCGAATCGACCTATAACAACACTGATTATATTACTGTTGACGACAGTGTCATCACCAATGCGAGTAAGGGTCAAACAGGGACCATCACCATGCAACACGCGCTGAACTGGTCGCTTAATACTGGAACAGTAACAATCGCTCAACGTCTTGGTGATGGAAACAATATCAACTATCAAGCACGCAGGGCAATGTATGATTATTTTTATGGACGCTTCAGGATGGGGCAGACTACTGGTATCGAGTTAGCTAACGAACAGGCGGGAACGATCATCCCACCAGACGACGCACAGGGTAATGCTGTAAGATACTCAAATATGTCATTTGGGCAGGGAATGGATGTCACGATGCTACAGGTTGCTAGCGGGTTCTGTGCCGTGATCAATGGAGGCACCTACTACACACCGTCGATCATCGCCGGCAAAGTTGACGCCAATGGTTCGTATATCCCGGCAGCTCCAAAGTCCCGCTACGGCGGTGTCATCACTCCTGCATCGTCTGATACGATGAGGGATATGGTATATAAGGCGCGACAAGCGTTTTATGCCGGTCATGACAAACAGGGATTTTATATTGGTGGCAAAACCGGTACTTCTCAGACAATCGAGAATGGAAAGTACGTATTCAATCAGACAATTGGCACCTATCTCGGCTTTGGTGGAGAGAAGGGTGAAGTTCCCAGGTACGTAATCATGGTAGAGGTATCAGGAAAAGGCATGAACTTGTCTGGTGGCACGCATGCACTACCAATTTTTACCGATATTTCAAACTGGATGATTGACTACTTGAAGCTACAGCCGAAAGGATAGATAATAGAGAGATGACCGCACCACTATTTACCCACGAAATGAACGACACGCTCATGCTGAGTATTGGAGCATTTCTGCTCGCTATGACGCTGACGCCGATCTATACCTATTTTGCTTACCGCTATAAGTTCTGGAAACAGCAGCGCACGACCAGTGCGACGGGTGAATTGCTCCAAGTCTTTACGAAGCTCCACGCAAAGAAGTTTACACGCATCATACCGACAATGGCGGGTATCGTTGGCGTGGTAACAATCACCGTTATCACGTATTTTTTCAATTTTAATCGTGCCGAAACCTGGCTACCACTTGCTGCGCTTGTCGGCGGTGGGGCAGTGGGGCTGCTGGACGATATTATCAATATTCGCGGTCAGGGCAGCGGTGTGGCCGGATTGCGTTCGAGCATTAAGTTTGCGATGATCACGCTCGTCGCAGTCGTCTTGGGTTGGTATTTTTATAGTCGGCTCGGCTATACGACAGTACATATACCATATATTGGAGATTGGTTCCTGGGTATATGGATTGTGCCGTTGTTTGTATTTGCGGTAGTGGCGGCCGGAAATGCGGTTAATATCAGTGACGGGCTCGATGGCCTGGCCGGGGGGTTGCTGACGACGAGCTTTACGGTGTTTGGTATGATCGCACTGTTGCAAGGGCACTACCACATCGCCGGCTTTTGTTTTACGGTAACGGGCGCGCTTCTAAGCTACCTATGGTTTAATATTTATCCGGCGCGGTTTTTTATGGGAGATGTCGGGAGTTTTGCCTATGGTGCCTCGCTCGGGGTTATCGCCATGTTGACAAACACGCTCTTTTTGCTGCCAATCATCGGTGCAGTATTTGTGATCGAGGCTGGCTCAAGCTTGGTGCAAATTGTTAGCAAGCGATTGTTCGGACGGAAACTATTTATTTCTGCACCGATCCATCATCACCTGGAAGCGATTGGTTGGCCCGAAGTGAAAGTAACGATGCGATTTTGGGTAATCAGCTGCACGATGGGACTCATCGGGTTGCTTATGGCGATGACGGGGGGACATATCTAGGGTGGAACAGCTAAGACGGCGCGTCGTATCTGATGGTACGAGACTACGAGACTCTATAGCGCAGCGGCGTCATCGCCCTGATTATCAGATCGTTCTCTATGTAGGGCTCTTAATGTTATTGGGACTGGTAATTATGTATGCGATAGGACCGCAACGCGCAAATGTACTTAATCAAGCATATGGCACCGACACCTACACCGCGACTTACTTCGTTGTAAAACAAGCAGTAAGCTTGTTGCTTGCAGGAGTCGCA comes from the Candidatus Saccharimonas aalborgensis genome and includes:
- the rsmH gene encoding 16S rRNA (cytosine(1402)-N(4))-methyltransferase RsmH, coding for MSIKEHPPLHVPVLLNDVLAQLQPQSGENYLDLTAGYGGHARAILERTANYADSCLVDRDEYAHGHLGDIASKGATLMRDDFVSAAKQLVRNGQQFSLILLDLGVSSPQLDNAERGFSFTKSGPLDMRMDRRNDMTARDLVNTLRRDDIVKLLMEYGEEPKRVAQRYATAIVNARPLNTTEELAEAIKHAHVGKWQKTHPATRTFQAFRIAINDEIRQVSEVMPLVPKLLKKGGRVAIISFHSLEDRVVKRYLQEQERAGYEAQLHLVTKKAIAGDTNDVHNPRSRSAKLRVAVKP
- a CDS encoding peptidoglycan D,D-transpeptidase FtsI family protein, encoding MPFSFPITKSRTSILSAIVLGLMALFVIRLFYIQVIRHDYYVEQAAGEQIKQFTLHAKRGEIYTLDNGSPTKLVMNETVYTVWADPTKVEDRAKVVDSLNRIAGGTVRKDFAQYLARTTTRYQVLATKVTRKQAELLKKENLAGIGFDAVSQRVYPEGQLASQVVGYVDADGDGKYGIEQANDTTLKGKNGLLKTVTDVRSVPLTIGDANVNVPAKDGDNLVLTIDRNVQAETEKALADGLKRTGATNASAIVMDPRSGRVLAMASLPTYDPSQLDTVTDISTLNNNTISNPYEPGSDIKIFTVATGIDKAVITPESTYNNTDYITVDDSVITNASKGQTGTITMQHALNWSLNTGTVTIAQRLGDGNNINYQARRAMYDYFYGRFRMGQTTGIELANEQAGTIIPPDDAQGNAVRYSNMSFGQGMDVTMLQVASGFCAVINGGTYYTPSIIAGKVDANGSYIPAAPKSRYGGVITPASSDTMRDMVYKARQAFYAGHDKQGFYIGGKTGTSQTIENGKYVFNQTIGTYLGFGGEKGEVPRYVIMVEVSGKGMNLSGGTHALPIFTDISNWMIDYLKLQPKG
- the mraY gene encoding phospho-N-acetylmuramoyl-pentapeptide-transferase; protein product: MTAPLFTHEMNDTLMLSIGAFLLAMTLTPIYTYFAYRYKFWKQQRTTSATGELLQVFTKLHAKKFTRIIPTMAGIVGVVTITVITYFFNFNRAETWLPLAALVGGGAVGLLDDIINIRGQGSGVAGLRSSIKFAMITLVAVVLGWYFYSRLGYTTVHIPYIGDWFLGIWIVPLFVFAVVAAGNAVNISDGLDGLAGGLLTTSFTVFGMIALLQGHYHIAGFCFTVTGALLSYLWFNIYPARFFMGDVGSFAYGASLGVIAMLTNTLFLLPIIGAVFVIEAGSSLVQIVSKRLFGRKLFISAPIHHHLEAIGWPEVKVTMRFWVISCTMGLIGLLMAMTGGHI